The genomic stretch TTCTTTACATAAAGCTAGTATCTCGGCATGAATAAGTTCTCGTTTAGGCATTGAATTTTCTAAGTGTAAGTGTGAGGTTGACAAATACTGTGTATTGTCCGCATGGTCATGAGTAATAAAGTCATATTACTATCTACACCCACGAGTCTAAAGAGAAAGTGTGTACTTGATAAACACGCCTAAAATCACTGTCAGCGGAAACTAAAGTCAAATCATACTGAATTGCTGTTGCTGCAATCCAAAGATCATGATCGGTGAATCCTAGATTTTCAATAGTTACACTTCGGCGTTTACTTTTATCCTTTGGAGCAAATTGGTTAAAAACTTTTGCCTTAAGATTGCTGTAAATACTGGCAGTTTCTTCATCAAGAAAATAAATCTCTACCTCAGATAAAAAACTTTGAATTGCCTCTAGATTTTTCTCCTTTCGTGCTGATCTTTCAGCCATGTACAACAGTTCCGCTTGAGTGATAATGCTAACGCCAACTGTTTCAGAAGATATGGATTGTAATTTATCCGTAATCTTAGGATCACCATTGATAATGTAGCTGCAATGGTTTGTATCAAGTAAATAAGCCATAAATCAATGCTAAAACTCAGTTTTAGAGCGTGTTTCTCGCACAAAATCAAGACATTCAGCTAGATCATCACCTTGCCAAGTTCCCGTATAACGTAACAAATCGCTGGCTTTTTTATTGCGCTTCAGTGGTGGAATACGGCGAAATTGTTTATTACTTGCATCCTCTTTAGACTCAATCGAATCAATAAAACTACTAACCAAGAAAAGGCGCTCTAGCGGTAATTGAGCTATTTGCTGTTCAACTTTTTCGCGTAACTCAGAGTAAGTCATATGCACCTCCTTGGGTTAGGTAAAACAATAGCAAACCTACTCTAATCATTATGTCATAGCTTATTTGATTGCATTAGCATGGTATGGCGATCGCCTAAAAGCTATAATCAACCGCAAGTCTATAAATTTTTGTAAATATGTCGTCTCCAACCCCTGACGTACCAGCGAGCGAGTCTCGCGATGCCCGTACCCGCCAAATGCTCGGAATGAAAGGTGCGGACATTAAAGAAGCTTCGATCTGGAAGATCCGCTTGCAATTGATGAAACCGATTACATGGATACCCCTGATGTGGGGCGTACTCTGCGGTGCTGCCTCCTCTGGCGAGTTTATATGGTCAATTGAAAACGTATTGCGATCGCTACTTTGTATGCTCATGTCAGGTCCTCTACTGACGGGCTATACCCAGACGATTAATGATTATTACGATCGCGAAATTGACGCAATCAACGAGCCATATCGTCCGATTCCATCGGGAGCAATTCCCCTCAATCAAGTCATTGCTCAGATTTGGATTTTGTTACTCGGCGGTATTGGTGTAGCAGCAATTCTCGATATCACCGCAGGTCATGCCGACTTCATCATGACCAAATTAGCGCTGGGCGGCTCCTTCGTTGCCTATATCTACTCTGCACCACCTTTAAAGCTCAAGCAGAATGGTTGGCTTGGTAACTATGCCCTTGGAGCCAGCTATATCGCGTTACCTTGGTGGGCAGGTCATGCCCTCTACGGACATCTCAACTGGACAGTGGTAGTTGTGACCTTGATTTACAGCTTCGCAGGTTTAGGGATTGCGGTAGTTAACGACTTTAAGAGCGTTGAAGGCGATCGCGAATTAGGATTGAACTCTTTGCCCGTAATCTTTGGTGTGCAGAAGGCGGCGTTGATCTCCGCAACAGCGATCGATGTCTTCCAAATTGGAATTGCGGTGTATCTCGTCACGGTCGGACAGCAGCTATTAGCTAGCTTGATCGTGCTATTAGTGATTCCGCAGATTACCTTCCAAGATATGTACTTCCTGCGCGATCCACTTAAGAACGATGTCAAATATCAGGCAAGCGCTCAACCATTTCTGGTGATTGGGATGCTAGTCGCAGGTATTGCTATGGGACATGCGGGAATTTAATAAATTCCAAGAAATAGCGACGCTATTTCTTGGAATCAAAAACATTGGAATGC from Pseudanabaena sp. Chao 1811 encodes the following:
- a CDS encoding type II toxin-antitoxin system VapC family toxin — translated: MAYLLDTNHCSYIINGDPKITDKLQSISSETVGVSIITQAELLYMAERSARKEKNLEAIQSFLSEVEIYFLDEETASIYSNLKAKVFNQFAPKDKSKRRSVTIENLGFTDHDLWIAATAIQYDLTLVSADSDFRRVYQVHTFSLDSWV
- the chlG gene encoding chlorophyll synthase ChlG; translated protein: MSSPTPDVPASESRDARTRQMLGMKGADIKEASIWKIRLQLMKPITWIPLMWGVLCGAASSGEFIWSIENVLRSLLCMLMSGPLLTGYTQTINDYYDREIDAINEPYRPIPSGAIPLNQVIAQIWILLLGGIGVAAILDITAGHADFIMTKLALGGSFVAYIYSAPPLKLKQNGWLGNYALGASYIALPWWAGHALYGHLNWTVVVVTLIYSFAGLGIAVVNDFKSVEGDRELGLNSLPVIFGVQKAALISATAIDVFQIGIAVYLVTVGQQLLASLIVLLVIPQITFQDMYFLRDPLKNDVKYQASAQPFLVIGMLVAGIAMGHAGI